In one Zymobacter palmae genomic region, the following are encoded:
- a CDS encoding VENN motif pre-toxin domain-containing protein encodes MASGKSSEQLSATETAVNALGHAVVGGAVASVSGGNAKAGTAGAAAGELVAHVAAHVIADGKSTQDLTQSERERISQWGQVAGGVAGGLAGGGSNHAAEVGAGAQAGKNAVENNRLTLPQMKQVVDELADCIADYSCSMPEVTAQWTKTGLEQELEYQKGNFSAPKEYVKDIAIPAWEAATHPVDTAGSAWTYTTDALLHPIENWDKLSTFKFIIDPSELITKPIQARVENIGRYYLGNGGKEASYNAGVESGKLAIDVGSLFIGIGEVGGLRAGAAGVEKAASAAERVGLESAETAANAAKADRIAAEASIATDSSPKVTITGTEPVKSLAEKEALERIKENVKNTHNLSEKSENNIYHRQLIKNAESVPSTAKNNQSAHPRDINEKILFQFVESDLAGGNPLFGLNNDPRFPAKAGFQKMEAKH; translated from the coding sequence GTGGCAAGTGGCAAATCCAGCGAACAGCTGAGCGCCACAGAAACGGCAGTAAACGCCTTGGGCCACGCGGTAGTGGGTGGTGCGGTGGCGTCCGTGTCCGGCGGTAATGCCAAGGCGGGTACTGCTGGCGCCGCGGCCGGTGAACTGGTGGCCCATGTCGCCGCTCATGTGATCGCCGATGGCAAATCCACGCAAGACTTGACCCAGAGCGAACGCGAACGGATCAGCCAGTGGGGGCAAGTGGCCGGCGGCGTTGCGGGTGGCCTAGCAGGCGGTGGAAGCAACCACGCGGCCGAAGTCGGTGCCGGGGCACAGGCGGGTAAAAATGCGGTGGAGAATAACCGCCTAACACTGCCACAGATGAAGCAAGTCGTAGATGAACTGGCAGATTGCATAGCAGATTACAGCTGCTCTATGCCTGAGGTGACGGCCCAGTGGACGAAAACTGGGCTAGAGCAAGAGCTGGAATACCAAAAAGGCAATTTCAGCGCTCCGAAGGAGTACGTCAAAGATATTGCTATCCCCGCGTGGGAGGCCGCTACGCACCCGGTCGATACCGCAGGAAGCGCATGGACGTACACGACAGACGCTTTATTACACCCGATTGAAAATTGGGACAAGCTGAGCACCTTTAAGTTTATCATCGACCCCTCTGAGCTTATAACTAAACCTATACAGGCACGCGTTGAGAACATTGGCCGTTATTATCTCGGTAACGGTGGTAAAGAAGCTTCCTACAATGCCGGTGTAGAGTCCGGTAAGCTTGCGATTGACGTAGGTTCTCTCTTTATTGGTATAGGGGAGGTTGGTGGACTTAGAGCGGGTGCGGCTGGCGTAGAAAAAGCAGCTTCTGCTGCAGAGAGAGTTGGCCTTGAAAGTGCAGAAACTGCTGCTAACGCAGCTAAAGCGGACAGAATAGCCGCCGAGGCTTCAATAGCGACAGACTCATCGCCTAAGGTTACTATTACCGGAACTGAGCCTGTAAAATCATTGGCTGAAAAAGAAGCACTAGAGAGAATAAAAGAAAATGTTAAAAACACTCATAATCTAAGCGAGAAGAGTGAAAATAATATTTATCATAGGCAGTTGATAAAAAATGCAGAATCCGTTCCGTCAACAGCAAAAAATAATCAGTCGGCACACCCACGTGATATTAATGAAAAGATATTATTTCAATTTGTTGAAAGTGATCTGGCGGGAGGCAACCCTCTTTTTGGATTAAATAATGACCCTAGATTTCCTGCAAAAGCAGGGTTTCAAAAAATGGAGGCCAAACACTAA
- a CDS encoding IS5 family transposase (programmed frameshift), which translates to MATSLLPDELWYIIQPLLPEHTPDPRGGRPRVSDRQALSGILFVLMTGIPWRHLPTSLGFGSGPTCWRRLKKWHEAGVWQQLHHELLHRLHLADRIDWERACVDGSSVKAKKRGSAVGPNPTDRGRLGCKRHLLTDGNGVPLVVLFSGANMHDSVPLTALLEAIPKLQGTRGRPRHRPNKLHADKAYDYERCREACVVRGISPRIARRGKDSSTRLGRHRWVVERTFAWLNHAKRLAVRYERRLDIYCAFTLLRCAMICFKKLMLGF; encoded by the exons ATGGCTACTTCACTACTTCCTGACGAACTCTGGTATATCATCCAACCTCTTCTCCCCGAGCACACGCCAGACCCTCGCGGAGGAAGGCCTCGTGTATCTGACCGACAAGCGCTGTCTGGCATCTTGTTCGTACTGATGACAGGGATTCCTTGGCGACATCTGCCTACTTCTCTAGGGTTTGGCTCCGGCCCCACCTGTTGGCGACGGCTGAAAAAGTGGCATGAGGCTGGCGTTTGGCAACAACTCCATCATGAGCTGTTACACCGCCTGCATCTGGCAGATCGCATCGACTGGGAACGCGCCTGCGTGGATGGCTCATCCGTAAAGGCGA AAAAAAGGGGATCTGCCGTAGGCCCTAATCCCACCGATAGAGGACGTTTGGGATGCAAGCGTCATCTGCTGACGGATGGCAATGGCGTACCGTTGGTAGTGCTTTTTTCTGGTGCGAACATGCACGATAGCGTTCCGCTGACGGCGTTACTGGAAGCGATACCTAAGCTGCAAGGCACTCGCGGCCGCCCTCGGCATCGCCCGAACAAACTGCACGCTGACAAAGCCTATGACTACGAGCGTTGTCGAGAAGCCTGTGTTGTTCGAGGTATCAGTCCGCGGATAGCGCGCCGCGGCAAGGACAGTAGTACGAGGCTAGGCAGGCACCGCTGGGTGGTAGAACGCACTTTTGCATGGCTCAATCACGCTAAACGGCTAGCCGTTCGGTACGAACGCCGACTCGATATTTACTGCGCCTTCACGTTGCTGCGATGTGCCATGATCTGTTTTAAGAAGCTGATGTTGGGGTTTTGA
- a CDS encoding DUF596 domain-containing protein → MMYEDIIKDSFGFNIGSIWDYVCDEFQCFSYEERIEEFSNILEKTMRSGILKLANSGEFLEGSIDDQVKKFKESFPDKEEDLFEFFFGLDVDGNIWAPGGGGWICNDGDEIWT, encoded by the coding sequence ATGATGTACGAAGATATTATAAAAGACAGTTTTGGTTTTAATATTGGATCAATATGGGATTATGTTTGCGATGAGTTTCAATGCTTTTCTTATGAAGAAAGAATTGAAGAGTTTTCAAACATACTTGAAAAAACAATGAGAAGTGGGATTTTAAAGCTTGCTAATTCTGGAGAGTTTCTTGAAGGATCTATTGATGATCAAGTTAAAAAATTCAAGGAAAGTTTTCCTGATAAAGAAGAAGATCTTTTTGAGTTCTTTTTTGGTTTAGACGTAGACGGAAATATTTGGGCTCCTGGGGGGGGGGGTTGGATATGTAACGATGGCGACGAAATATGGACTTAA
- a CDS encoding DUF596 domain-containing protein, with protein sequence MTDAVLEFVEEILEVSFGFDIDAIWYNLEARRPDLSHYEKIETFCYILKVAMEKGILKIASDGVFLKGSPSEISERFKSSFPASEDKMSDDMFCFDIDDNFWTPGGGVWICDDGDEIWT encoded by the coding sequence ATGACTGATGCTGTATTGGAATTTGTAGAAGAAATATTAGAAGTGAGTTTTGGATTTGATATTGATGCAATATGGTATAATTTGGAAGCACGGCGTCCAGATTTAAGTCATTATGAGAAAATAGAAACTTTTTGTTATATATTAAAAGTGGCCATGGAGAAAGGGATTTTAAAAATAGCAAGTGACGGTGTTTTTTTGAAAGGAAGTCCTTCAGAAATATCTGAAAGATTTAAATCGTCTTTTCCTGCTAGTGAAGATAAAATGAGCGACGATATGTTTTGCTTCGATATTGATGATAATTTTTGGACTCCAGGAGGTGGTGTTTGGATATGCGACGATGGTGATGAAATTTGGACGTGA
- the asd gene encoding aspartate-semialdehyde dehydrogenase has protein sequence MLKVGLVGWRGMVGSVLMQRMQEEQDFRDIEPTFFSTSQVGIEGPVVNGKTTGELKDAFDLEQLADQDVIITCQGGDYTKAVHDALREQGWTGYWIDAASTMRMRDDAAIILDPVNRALIDRRLEEGRRTFVGGNCTVSLMLMGLGGLFEKGWIEWMTSMTYQAASGAGARHMKELLNQMGYLHDAVAEGLNDPAQSMLDIDRDVTAALRSDAMPTEQFGYPLAGSLLPWIDSQLENGQSREEWKGGAETNKILGYAPNTVPVDGLCVRIGNMRCHAQAFTIKLKKDIPLADIEAAIRDYTPWTKLVPNDKEATLQDLTPTAVAGTLTVPVGRLRKLNMGGEYLSAFSVGDQLLWGAAEPLRRMLRVIADR, from the coding sequence ATGCTTAAGGTAGGACTGGTCGGGTGGCGTGGCATGGTAGGGTCCGTGCTAATGCAGCGTATGCAGGAAGAGCAGGACTTCCGTGATATCGAACCTACCTTCTTTTCTACCTCTCAGGTAGGCATCGAAGGGCCGGTAGTCAATGGTAAGACAACCGGCGAACTGAAAGATGCCTTCGATCTAGAGCAGCTTGCCGATCAGGACGTCATCATTACCTGTCAAGGCGGCGACTACACCAAGGCCGTTCACGATGCGCTGCGTGAGCAGGGGTGGACCGGTTACTGGATCGACGCGGCTAGCACCATGCGCATGCGCGACGATGCCGCCATTATTCTCGACCCGGTCAACCGTGCGCTGATCGACCGTCGCCTTGAAGAAGGCCGCCGCACCTTTGTCGGCGGTAACTGTACCGTTAGTCTGATGCTGATGGGGCTAGGTGGCCTATTCGAAAAAGGGTGGATCGAATGGATGACCTCCATGACCTACCAAGCTGCATCAGGTGCCGGTGCGCGCCATATGAAAGAGCTGCTTAACCAGATGGGCTATCTGCATGATGCGGTTGCGGAAGGTCTGAATGATCCGGCGCAGAGCATGCTGGACATCGACCGCGACGTTACCGCTGCACTGCGCAGCGATGCGATGCCGACCGAGCAGTTCGGCTATCCGCTGGCGGGCAGCCTACTGCCATGGATTGACAGTCAACTTGAGAACGGCCAGAGCCGTGAAGAATGGAAGGGTGGTGCTGAAACCAACAAGATCCTGGGTTATGCGCCGAATACTGTTCCTGTCGATGGCCTGTGCGTGCGTATCGGCAACATGCGCTGTCATGCACAGGCATTCACCATCAAACTGAAAAAAGATATCCCGCTGGCGGATATCGAAGCGGCTATTCGCGATTACACCCCGTGGACTAAGCTGGTACCGAATGATAAAGAAGCCACGCTACAAGATCTGACGCCAACGGCCGTTGCCGGTACACTGACAGTGCCTGTTGGTCGCCTGCGCAAGCTGAACATGGGCGGGGAGTACCTGTCGGCATTCTCCGTTGGTGACCAGCTGCTGTGGGGTGCGGCTGAACCGCTGCGTCGCATGCTGCGCGTGATCGCTGACCGTTAA
- the truA gene encoding tRNA pseudouridine(38-40) synthase TruA has translation MSLFTLLDEHHPRAGRFAMGIEYDGSRYYGWQRLKEGPSVQQALEEALARVARQPIEVFASGRTDTGVHATRQIIHFDTPVARTQKAWVMGGNANLPADVRIQWAVPVSDDFHARATATARRYRYLIFNSSMPPALGHATMTWHRTPLDEQRMHAAAQALVGEHDFSAFRAARCQSSTPWRHVHFVDVTRHGPLIVVDVQANAFLHHMIRNIVGVLLAIGDGRRTVEWCAQVLASRDRTQAGITAPPQGLHFVDARFAGKDVLPETPLGPTPLLFLGEWTGEREVPIGEYLRTTARMQRHGLGEVPAASCDDK, from the coding sequence ATGTCGTTGTTTACCTTGCTTGATGAACACCATCCACGCGCAGGCCGCTTTGCCATGGGAATCGAGTACGATGGCTCACGGTACTATGGCTGGCAGCGACTGAAAGAGGGGCCTTCCGTTCAGCAGGCGCTGGAAGAGGCATTGGCGCGCGTCGCGCGTCAGCCTATCGAAGTGTTTGCCAGTGGGCGTACGGATACCGGTGTGCACGCGACTCGTCAGATCATCCATTTCGATACTCCCGTGGCGCGTACGCAGAAGGCGTGGGTGATGGGGGGGAACGCCAACCTGCCTGCCGATGTACGCATTCAGTGGGCGGTGCCTGTCTCTGATGATTTCCATGCCCGTGCCACGGCCACTGCGCGTCGCTATCGCTACCTCATCTTCAACAGCAGCATGCCGCCTGCACTGGGGCATGCCACGATGACATGGCATCGCACACCACTAGACGAACAGCGAATGCATGCAGCGGCACAGGCGTTGGTGGGCGAACACGATTTCTCGGCGTTCCGAGCCGCACGTTGCCAGTCCAGCACTCCATGGCGTCACGTGCATTTCGTTGACGTGACGCGACATGGGCCACTGATCGTCGTGGACGTGCAGGCCAATGCCTTTCTTCATCATATGATTCGCAATATCGTGGGCGTACTGCTGGCCATCGGTGACGGTCGCCGTACCGTAGAATGGTGCGCACAGGTGCTGGCGTCGCGTGACCGCACTCAGGCCGGCATCACCGCGCCTCCACAGGGGTTGCACTTCGTCGACGCGCGCTTTGCGGGCAAGGATGTCCTGCCCGAAACCCCGCTTGGGCCCACGCCGCTGCTGTTTCTTGGCGAGTGGACAGGTGAGCGGGAGGTGCCAATTGGTGAATACCTACGCACGACCGCGCGCATGCAGCGCCACGGACTGGGAGAGGTACCTGCAGCAAGCTGTGATGACAAGTGA
- a CDS encoding phosphoribosylanthranilate isomerase, whose translation MTDSGKSVVAQRTRLKICGLTRRTDIDAAIAAGADAIGFVLWEGSRRAVTAEQLARLTNRLPPFVSRVGLFVNASAQQVEQCLPWLDVLQFHGDESPLDCATFGVPWFKALRMKQGLDLAEQVERYAQANALLLDAWVPDMPGGTGQRFDWQRIPAALAPSIILAGGLTADNVGAAIHQVGPYAVDVSGGVESGPGTKSVAAMQAFANAVRQADATRLPA comes from the coding sequence ATGACGGATTCTGGAAAAAGCGTGGTGGCTCAGCGCACTCGCCTCAAGATCTGCGGTCTAACCCGCCGAACGGATATCGATGCGGCCATCGCGGCAGGTGCGGATGCTATCGGTTTCGTGCTCTGGGAAGGCAGTCGTCGTGCAGTGACGGCTGAACAGCTGGCACGATTGACCAACCGGCTTCCTCCCTTTGTGTCGCGTGTCGGCCTGTTCGTTAATGCTTCTGCGCAACAGGTCGAACAGTGCTTGCCTTGGTTGGATGTTCTACAGTTTCACGGAGATGAATCTCCGCTAGACTGTGCGACTTTTGGCGTGCCGTGGTTCAAGGCGCTGCGCATGAAGCAAGGCCTTGACCTTGCTGAACAGGTCGAACGCTATGCGCAGGCCAACGCCTTACTGCTGGATGCGTGGGTGCCGGATATGCCCGGCGGTACCGGTCAGCGTTTCGACTGGCAGCGCATTCCTGCCGCGCTGGCACCTTCCATCATTTTGGCGGGAGGGTTGACGGCAGATAACGTCGGGGCCGCCATTCATCAGGTCGGACCCTATGCTGTCGATGTTTCTGGCGGAGTGGAATCTGGGCCGGGAACCAAGTCAGTAGCGGCCATGCAAGCGTTTGCCAACGCCGTGCGGCAGGCCGATGCCACCCGATTGCCAGCGTGA
- the accD gene encoding acetyl-CoA carboxylase, carboxyltransferase subunit beta has translation MSWLDKIVPSMGRTKRADRRSNIPDGLWHKCPSCEAVLYRPELERHDNVCPKCDHHLRMSARKRLNWFLDEDGREEIAADLLPIDRLKFKDSKRYKDRLSAAQKNTGENDALIAMRGRLNGLDVVAVAFDFSFMGGSMGTVVGEKFVRAAERAYEERIPLVCFAASGGARMQEGLFSLMQMAKTSAVIEKLKSAAVPFISVLTDPVFGGVTASLAMLGDINVAEPKALIGFAGPRVIEQTVREKLPEGFQRSEFLLEHGTVDMIVHRGELRDTLERMMRKFVHAPSRKQA, from the coding sequence ATGAGCTGGCTGGATAAAATTGTCCCTTCGATGGGGCGCACCAAGCGCGCTGATCGACGCTCCAATATTCCTGATGGCCTCTGGCACAAGTGCCCGAGCTGTGAAGCAGTTCTGTATCGTCCGGAACTCGAACGTCACGATAACGTATGTCCGAAATGCGATCATCATTTGCGCATGTCGGCACGCAAACGTCTCAACTGGTTTCTTGATGAAGACGGACGCGAAGAGATCGCAGCAGACCTGCTGCCGATCGACCGCCTGAAATTCAAGGATTCTAAGCGCTATAAGGATCGCCTGAGTGCGGCCCAGAAGAACACAGGCGAGAACGATGCGCTGATCGCCATGCGTGGTCGTCTGAACGGTCTGGATGTCGTGGCCGTGGCTTTCGACTTCAGCTTCATGGGGGGGTCCATGGGGACGGTTGTCGGTGAGAAGTTCGTCCGTGCTGCCGAGCGTGCCTATGAAGAACGCATTCCGCTGGTCTGCTTTGCGGCGAGTGGCGGTGCACGTATGCAGGAAGGACTGTTCTCGCTGATGCAGATGGCTAAAACCTCTGCGGTCATCGAAAAGCTGAAAAGCGCAGCGGTACCGTTCATCTCCGTTCTGACCGACCCGGTCTTCGGTGGGGTTACTGCATCCTTGGCGATGCTGGGTGACATCAATGTGGCCGAACCTAAGGCACTGATCGGTTTCGCGGGTCCTCGCGTCATCGAGCAGACCGTACGCGAGAAGCTGCCTGAAGGTTTCCAGCGCAGTGAGTTCTTGCTCGAACACGGTACGGTCGACATGATCGTTCACCGCGGTGAACTGCGCGATACGCTTGAACGCATGATGCGCAAGTTCGTTCATGCGCCAAGCCGCAAGCAGGCCTGA